The Thermofilaceae archaeon region AGGCGCTGGGGGAGCGGCTGGTGGAGCAGCTGCAGCCGGTGCTTGAGCAGCGGGCTGAGGGGGTGGCGCGAGCAGCGGAGGTATCATCACCACGCCGGCGCCGACAGCTGCTCCAGGGGACTTGCCGAGCTCCTGCGCCACCGCCTTGGCGGTGTCCATCTGGAGCACGTAGGTTGCAGCACCAGTCTGCTTCAGCCAGAAGAGCCGGTCCCTGTACTCCGGCGTTGTGTCGATGCCCTCAAACTTCAGGTCGATCAGCTCCAAGCCGATGCGGCGCATCTCCTCGAGGAGGAACGCCTTAGCCTTGAATGAGACCTCATCCACCTTGGTGAACACCGTGGCGAGGTCGTATCCCGCTAGGAACTTGATGAGCCGCTCGTTGATAAAGCCCCTGATGAACTCGTTCACCGCCTCGGTGGTGAAGAGGTTCTGGCCCCCGACTACCTCCATGACGAAGACCTTCGGGTCGCTAACCTTGAACCAGTAGCTACCCCTGAACATCAGCGGAGCCAGCTCGGTTGTCTGCGTCCTGCCGCCGAACATCCCCCTGAACTGCTTCGTCGAGACGTAGATGACCGTCGCCCTGAAGGGTGTCGTGGGGTAGCCCGCGAGCCTCGAGAGGACGGAGGTCAGCAGCGGCAGGTTCGCCGTCGTGATCGTGTGCCTACCAGGCCCGAACACGTCGTATGCCTTCCCATCCCGGAAGAAGACTGCCACCTCGTACTCGTGGACGATCAGCTGGGCGCCCCACTCGATGTCAGTCCTCGGGTAGCGCCAGACGATATCGTTCGGCCCCGGGTTCACCCACTCGATGACCTGCGGCATCAGATCTCACCCACTACGCCCCTTATAACCTCCTCACGCTTGATCAGTAGCTCCTCGAAGGAGAGAAGCTTGCTCCTTAGGTTGCCCAGAGCATCGGGCAGTTTCGAGGGTTCCGCGGCCGCCACCGCCCTGGCGGTCGAAGCCAGCTCCTCAACGGCTTGGATGAGCCCCCAGTCGTACTCCAGCATCCTGTCGAGCTCCCTTTCCCGGATCTTCACAGCGTCGAAGAACCCGCTGTACCCGTAGCTCGCCGTCCTCAGCTTCGAGATGACCCTGTCGAAGAGCGCCTGGGTCTGGTTGTAGACCGACATGAGCGCCGGGTCCCCGGACGCCGCTACTGCCAGCATGTTGCTCTTAAAGTCCCGGTAAGCCGGCTCCAGCCTCCTGAGCAGGTGCTCCCTGATCAATCGGTCGGCCTCCCTCCTGAGTTCCTTCTCCTTGTAGCCCCGGTAACCCGGTATGTAGGAGGCAATCCTCTCGCTCAACGAGCGCCCTTCCTTAACCCTCCTCAGGACATCACTCATGACTTCTATTCGCAGCACCTTCTAATTAAGCATTATGCATCATCAGGAAGACCGCGCGTTTTCAGTAAAGCGCCTGAGGCTTAGGAGCTGGCAGCTGAGGCACGGTGGCACCAATGAAATTCACGCCCCACCCGGGACCGCTCCGCTCAAAGGTTCTTACCCCTCTCAATGGCACATGAAGGCTACTCGATACTCGGCTGGGAAAGCCGAAAGGAGCCATGCATCTCAACCCAAGCGTCAGCTTAAAGCCACATGCGGGCTGCCTTGCTAGGCTTATGCAGGAGTGTACGCTGTAAAGCTTCCAGCCCAGCTGCACGCAGCCTCAGCAGGCTTCGGTTACCGCGCAAATCGAGAGAACGCCCTTCACAGAAGCGCGC contains the following coding sequences:
- a CDS encoding SPFH domain-containing protein; the protein is MPQVIEWVNPGPNDIVWRYPRTDIEWGAQLIVHEYEVAVFFRDGKAYDVFGPGRHTITTANLPLLTSVLSRLAGYPTTPFRATVIYVSTKQFRGMFGGRTQTTELAPLMFRGSYWFKVSDPKVFVMEVVGGQNLFTTEAVNEFIRGFINERLIKFLAGYDLATVFTKVDEVSFKAKAFLLEEMRRIGLELIDLKFEGIDTTPEYRDRLFWLKQTGAATYVLQMDTAKAVAQELGKSPGAAVGAGVVMIPPLLAPPPQPAAQAPAAAAPPAAPPAPPPTKACPQCGRQAPADALFCPYCGYRFPPPAKKCPNCGREVPGDAAFCPYCGYRFQ